Proteins encoded within one genomic window of Bos indicus x Bos taurus breed Angus x Brahman F1 hybrid chromosome 18, Bos_hybrid_MaternalHap_v2.0, whole genome shotgun sequence:
- the LOC113875557 gene encoding uncharacterized protein LOC113875557 isoform X2 gives MGKKGGHWQFTEKHKWPTDLRDRTHDPTSKDRKTESATRALQRPLSSRGRACRRRAGPPPSSRTVDVRGASPPEDLCGGKRGGTARDRRPSRTRLSVTPSVRPKRAATTRHPGTQETSFH, from the coding sequence atgggcaaaaaggGAGGACACTGGCAATTCACAGAAAAGCACAAATGGCCGACAGACCTGCGGGACAGAACTCATGACCCGACTTCCAAAGACCGAAAAACCGAGAGCGCGACTCGCGCGCTTCAGCGGCCGCTCTCCTCACGCGGCCGCGCGTGCCGCCGCCGGGCCGGTCCACCGCCGTCCAGCCGGACGGTTGATGTGCGGGGCGCATCGCCGCCTGAGGACCTGTGCGGCGGGAAACGCGGTGGCACCGCGCGGGACAGACGACCATCGAGGACTCGGTTGTCAGTCACACCGTCGGTCAGGCCGAAGCGTGCAGCCACGACCCG